In the genome of Sciurus carolinensis chromosome 3, mSciCar1.2, whole genome shotgun sequence, one region contains:
- the Smcr8 gene encoding guanine nucleotide exchange protein SMCR8 isoform X1, with the protein MISAPDVVAFTKEDEYEEEPYNEPALPEEYSVPLFPFASQGANPWSKLSGAKFSRDFILISEFSEQVGPQPLLTIPNDTKVFGTFDLNYFSLRIMSVDYQASFVGHPPGSAYPKLNFVEDSKVVLGDSKEGAFAYVHHLTLYDLEARGFVRPFCMAYISADQHKIMQQFQELSAEFSKASECLKTGNRKAFAGELEKKLKDLDYTRTVLHTETEIQKKANDKGFYSSQAIEKANELASVEKSIIEHQDLLKQIRSYPHRKVKGSDLSSGEIEHTQDQANQAPVTSNPDETDDTDLYTCRPAYIPKLIKAKSTKCFDKKLKTLEELCDTEYFTQTLAQLSHIEHMFRGDLCYLLTSQIDRALLKQQHITNFLFEDFVEVDDKMVEKQECVSSQPRQDKLLSRPLEECPIPKVLISVGSYKSSVESVLIKMEQELGDEEYKEVEVTESSSFDPQENLDYLDMDMKGSISSGESIEVLGTEKSTSVLSKSDSQGSLTVPLSPLVVRSKAVSHRTISEDSIEVLSTCPSEALIPDDFKASYPSAINEEESYADNEGAIHFQASISPPELGEAGEGNLENTPPQIDSSCCIGKESDGKLVPFPTPAHTLSDEDGVVSIPPQRYRQKDEGFHVDFAVENTNPSSQDNCEAFPAYELDPSYLLASRDVSKTSLDNYSDTTSYVSSVASTSSDRTPSSAHPVGPSSERHKKRAGQNALKFIRQYPFAHPAIYSLLSGRTLVVLGEDETIVRKLVTALSIFVPNYGRYAKPVKHWVSSPLHIMDFQKWKLIGLQRVASPGSAGTLHALSRYSRYTSILDLDNKTLRCPLYRGTLVPRLADHRTQIKRGSTYYLHVQSMLTQLCSKAFLYTFCHHLHLPAHDKETEELVASRQVSFLRLNLGLVNEDVRVVQYLAELLKLHYMQESPGSSHPMLRFDYVPSFLYKI; encoded by the exons ATGATCAGCGCCCCTGACGTGGTGGCCTTCACCAAAGAAGACGAATACGAGGAAGAGCCTTATAATGAGCCAGCCCTGCCGGAGGAGTATTCAGTGCCGCTTTTCCCCTTTGCCAGCCAGGGAGCCAACCCATGGTCAAAACTGTCTGGGGCCAAGTTCTCCAGGGATTTCATCCttatttctgagttctctgaGCAGGTGGGACCCCAACCTTTGTTGACCATCCCTAATGACACCAAAGTTTTTGGTACCTTTGATCTCAATTACTTCTCTTTGCGGATCATGTCTGTGGATTACCAGGCTTCCTTTGTGGGCCATCCTCCGGGTTCTGCCTACCCCAAGCTGAACTTTGTGGAGGACTCCAAGGTGGTGCTGGGAGACTCCAAGGAAGGAGCCTTTGCATATGTGCACCACCTCACTCTGTATGACCTGGAGGCCCGTGGCTTTGTGAGGCCTTTTTGCATGGCTTATATCTCAGCAGACCAGCATAAAATCATGCAGCAATTCCAGGAGCTTTCAGCTGAATTTTCCAAAGCATCTGAATGCTTGAAGACAGGCAATAGGAAGGCATTTGCTGGAGAActtgaaaaaaaactgaaagacttGGATTACACTAGGACAGTGCTGCACACAGAAACAGAGATCCAGAAGAAAGCCAATGACAAAGGCTTTTATTCATCTCAGGCCATTGAGAAAGCCAATGAACTGGCCAGCGTGGAGAAGTCCATCATTGAACATCAAGACCTGCTGAAGCAGATCCGCTCATACCCTCATCGGAAGGTGAAGGGGTCTGACTTGTCTTCTGGTGAGATAGAGCACACCCAGGATCAGGCCAACCAGGCACCTGTAACCTCTAACCCTGATGAGACTGATGACACAGACCTTTACACCTGCCGACCAGCTTACATCCCAAAACTCATTAAAGCAAAGTCCACCAAGTGTTTTGACAAGAAGTTGAAGACCTTGGAGGAACTCTGTGACACTGAGTATTTCACCCAGACTTTGGCCCAGCTCAGCCACATCGAGCACATGTTCAGAGGAGACCTGTGCTACCTTTTGACCAGTCAGATTGATAGAGCACTTCTAAAACAACAGCACATAACAAACTTCCTCTTTGAAGACTTTGTAGAGGTTGATGACAAGATGGTGGAGAAACAAGAGTGTGTATCCTCTCAGCCCAGACAAGACAAGCTGCTTTCCAGACCTCTGGAAGAATGCCCAATTCCTAAAGTGTTAATTAGTGTTGGCTCTTACAAGTCCAGTGTGGAGTCTGTGTTGATCAAGATGGAGCAGGAACTTGGAGATGAGGAATACAAGGAAGTAGAGGTGACAGAGTCAAGCAGTTTTGACCCCCAGGAAAACCTAGACTACCTGGATATGGATATGAAAGGGAGTATCAGCAGTGGTGAAAGCATTGAGGTTCTGGGCACGGAGAAGTCCACCTCTGTGCTGTCTAAGTCTGACAGCCAGGGCAGCCTCACAGTACCATTGAGCCCCCTGGTGGTCCGAAGCAAAGCAGTTAGCCACAGGACCATCAGTGAGGACAGTATTGAAGTACTGAGCACCTGTCCTTCTGAAGCCCTCATCCCTGATGACTTTAAGGCCAGCTACCCAAGTGCCATTAATGAAGAAGAATCCTATGCAGATAATGAGGGGGCCATCCATTTCCAGGCAAGCATCAGTCCACCAGAGTTGGGTGAGGCTGGAGAGGGCAACTTGGAAAATACCCCACCCCAAATAGACTCCTCTTGCTGTATTGGGAAAGAGAGTGATGGTAAGCTGGTGCCATTCCCCACTCCGGCCCACACTCTCTCTGATGAGGATGGTGTGGTGAGTATCCCCCCACAGCGCTATAGGCAAAAGGATGAAGGGTTCCATGTGGACTTTGCAGTGGAAAACACCAACCCTTCTTCTCAAGACAACTGCGAAGCATTCCCAGCTTATGAGCTGGACCCAAGCTATCTGCTGGCTAGCCGGGATGTCAGTAAGACCAGCTTGGACAACTATTCGGATACCACCAGCTATGTAAGCAGTGTGGCCTCTACCAGCTCTGACAGGACTCCCTCCTCTGCTCATCCTGTTGGCCCATCTTCTGAGAGGCATAAAAAGCGGGCTGGCCAGAACGCCTTAAAATTCATCCGCCAGTACCCCTTTGCCCACCCAGCTATCTACTCCCTACTCAGTGGGAGGACGCTAGTGGTCCTGGGGGAAGACGAGACTATAGTCAGGAAGCTTGTGACGGCACTGTCTATCTTTGTTCCCAACTATGGCCGCTATGCCAAACCTGTCAAGCACTGGGTCTCCTCCCCTTTGCACATTATGGATTTTCAGAAGTGGAAGCTTATTGGCCTGCAGAG AGTGGCCTCCCCTGGCAGTGCGGGTACCCTCCATGCCCTGAGCCGCTATAGCCGCTACACGAGCATCCTGGACCTGGACAACAAAACCCTGCGCTGCCCCCTGTACAGGGGCACTCTGGTGCCCCGCTTGGCAGATCATCGCACTCAGATCAAGCGGGGCAGCACCTACTACCTGCATGTCCAGAGCATGCTCACCCAGCTGTGCTCCAAGGCCTTTCTCTACACCTTCTGCCACCATTTGCACCTGCCTGCCCATGACAAGGAGACGGAGGAGCTGGTTGCCAGCCGCCAGGTGAGCTTCCTGAGGCTGAACCTGGGCCTGGTAAATGAAGATGTCAGGGTGGTTCAGTACCTGGCTGAGCTGCTAAAGCTACACTACATGCAGGAGTCTCCTGGGTCCAGCCACCCTATGCTCAGGTTTGACTATGTCCCCAGCTTTTTGTATAAAATCTGA
- the Smcr8 gene encoding guanine nucleotide exchange protein SMCR8 isoform X2: protein MISAPDVVAFTKEDEYEEEPYNEPALPEEYSVPLFPFASQGANPWSKLSGAKFSRDFILISEFSEQVGPQPLLTIPNDTKVFGTFDLNYFSLRIMSVDYQASFVGHPPGSAYPKLNFVEDSKVVLGDSKEGAFAYVHHLTLYDLEARGFVRPFCMAYISADQHKIMQQFQELSAEFSKASECLKTGNRKAFAGELEKKLKDLDYTRTVLHTETEIQKKANDKGFYSSQAIEKANELASVEKSIIEHQDLLKQIRSYPHRKVKGSDLSSGEIEHTQDQANQAPVTSNPDETDDTDLYTCRPAYIPKLIKAKSTKCFDKKLKTLEELCDTEYFTQTLAQLSHIEHMFRGDLCYLLTSQIDRALLKQQHITNFLFEDFVEVDDKMVEKQECVSSQPRQDKLLSRPLEECPIPKVLISVGSYKSSVESVLIKMEQELGDEEYKEVEVTESSSFDPQENLDYLDMDMKGSISSGESIEVLGTEKSTSVLSKSDSQGSLTVPLSPLVVRSKAVSHRTISEDSIEVLSTCPSEALIPDDFKASYPSAINEEESYADNEGAIHFQASISPPELGEAGEGNLENTPPQIDSSCCIGKESDGKLVPFPTPAHTLSDEDGVVSIPPQRYRQKDEGFHVDFAVENTNPSSQDNCEAFPAYELDPSYLLASRDVSKTSLDNYSDTTSYVSSVASTSSDRTPSSAHPVGPSSERHKKRAGQNALKFIRQYPFAHPAIYSLLSGRTLVVLGEDETIVRKLVTALSIFVPNYGRYAKPVKHWVSSPLHIMDFQKWKLIGLQRVASPGSAGTLHALSRYSRYTSILDLDNKTLRCPLYRGTLVPRLADHRTQIKRGSTYYLHVQSMLTQLCSKAFLYTFCHHLHLPAHDKETEELVASRQGKNQIQRNGWGECPGLTAP, encoded by the exons ATGATCAGCGCCCCTGACGTGGTGGCCTTCACCAAAGAAGACGAATACGAGGAAGAGCCTTATAATGAGCCAGCCCTGCCGGAGGAGTATTCAGTGCCGCTTTTCCCCTTTGCCAGCCAGGGAGCCAACCCATGGTCAAAACTGTCTGGGGCCAAGTTCTCCAGGGATTTCATCCttatttctgagttctctgaGCAGGTGGGACCCCAACCTTTGTTGACCATCCCTAATGACACCAAAGTTTTTGGTACCTTTGATCTCAATTACTTCTCTTTGCGGATCATGTCTGTGGATTACCAGGCTTCCTTTGTGGGCCATCCTCCGGGTTCTGCCTACCCCAAGCTGAACTTTGTGGAGGACTCCAAGGTGGTGCTGGGAGACTCCAAGGAAGGAGCCTTTGCATATGTGCACCACCTCACTCTGTATGACCTGGAGGCCCGTGGCTTTGTGAGGCCTTTTTGCATGGCTTATATCTCAGCAGACCAGCATAAAATCATGCAGCAATTCCAGGAGCTTTCAGCTGAATTTTCCAAAGCATCTGAATGCTTGAAGACAGGCAATAGGAAGGCATTTGCTGGAGAActtgaaaaaaaactgaaagacttGGATTACACTAGGACAGTGCTGCACACAGAAACAGAGATCCAGAAGAAAGCCAATGACAAAGGCTTTTATTCATCTCAGGCCATTGAGAAAGCCAATGAACTGGCCAGCGTGGAGAAGTCCATCATTGAACATCAAGACCTGCTGAAGCAGATCCGCTCATACCCTCATCGGAAGGTGAAGGGGTCTGACTTGTCTTCTGGTGAGATAGAGCACACCCAGGATCAGGCCAACCAGGCACCTGTAACCTCTAACCCTGATGAGACTGATGACACAGACCTTTACACCTGCCGACCAGCTTACATCCCAAAACTCATTAAAGCAAAGTCCACCAAGTGTTTTGACAAGAAGTTGAAGACCTTGGAGGAACTCTGTGACACTGAGTATTTCACCCAGACTTTGGCCCAGCTCAGCCACATCGAGCACATGTTCAGAGGAGACCTGTGCTACCTTTTGACCAGTCAGATTGATAGAGCACTTCTAAAACAACAGCACATAACAAACTTCCTCTTTGAAGACTTTGTAGAGGTTGATGACAAGATGGTGGAGAAACAAGAGTGTGTATCCTCTCAGCCCAGACAAGACAAGCTGCTTTCCAGACCTCTGGAAGAATGCCCAATTCCTAAAGTGTTAATTAGTGTTGGCTCTTACAAGTCCAGTGTGGAGTCTGTGTTGATCAAGATGGAGCAGGAACTTGGAGATGAGGAATACAAGGAAGTAGAGGTGACAGAGTCAAGCAGTTTTGACCCCCAGGAAAACCTAGACTACCTGGATATGGATATGAAAGGGAGTATCAGCAGTGGTGAAAGCATTGAGGTTCTGGGCACGGAGAAGTCCACCTCTGTGCTGTCTAAGTCTGACAGCCAGGGCAGCCTCACAGTACCATTGAGCCCCCTGGTGGTCCGAAGCAAAGCAGTTAGCCACAGGACCATCAGTGAGGACAGTATTGAAGTACTGAGCACCTGTCCTTCTGAAGCCCTCATCCCTGATGACTTTAAGGCCAGCTACCCAAGTGCCATTAATGAAGAAGAATCCTATGCAGATAATGAGGGGGCCATCCATTTCCAGGCAAGCATCAGTCCACCAGAGTTGGGTGAGGCTGGAGAGGGCAACTTGGAAAATACCCCACCCCAAATAGACTCCTCTTGCTGTATTGGGAAAGAGAGTGATGGTAAGCTGGTGCCATTCCCCACTCCGGCCCACACTCTCTCTGATGAGGATGGTGTGGTGAGTATCCCCCCACAGCGCTATAGGCAAAAGGATGAAGGGTTCCATGTGGACTTTGCAGTGGAAAACACCAACCCTTCTTCTCAAGACAACTGCGAAGCATTCCCAGCTTATGAGCTGGACCCAAGCTATCTGCTGGCTAGCCGGGATGTCAGTAAGACCAGCTTGGACAACTATTCGGATACCACCAGCTATGTAAGCAGTGTGGCCTCTACCAGCTCTGACAGGACTCCCTCCTCTGCTCATCCTGTTGGCCCATCTTCTGAGAGGCATAAAAAGCGGGCTGGCCAGAACGCCTTAAAATTCATCCGCCAGTACCCCTTTGCCCACCCAGCTATCTACTCCCTACTCAGTGGGAGGACGCTAGTGGTCCTGGGGGAAGACGAGACTATAGTCAGGAAGCTTGTGACGGCACTGTCTATCTTTGTTCCCAACTATGGCCGCTATGCCAAACCTGTCAAGCACTGGGTCTCCTCCCCTTTGCACATTATGGATTTTCAGAAGTGGAAGCTTATTGGCCTGCAGAG AGTGGCCTCCCCTGGCAGTGCGGGTACCCTCCATGCCCTGAGCCGCTATAGCCGCTACACGAGCATCCTGGACCTGGACAACAAAACCCTGCGCTGCCCCCTGTACAGGGGCACTCTGGTGCCCCGCTTGGCAGATCATCGCACTCAGATCAAGCGGGGCAGCACCTACTACCTGCATGTCCAGAGCATGCTCACCCAGCTGTGCTCCAAGGCCTTTCTCTACACCTTCTGCCACCATTTGCACCTGCCTGCCCATGACAAGGAGACGGAGGAGCTGGTTGCCAGCCGCCAG GGTAAGAACCAAATCCAAAGGAATGGATGGGGAGAATGCCCAGGGTTAACTGCCCCCTAG
- the Smcr8 gene encoding guanine nucleotide exchange protein SMCR8 isoform X4, which translates to MISAPDVVAFTKEDEYEEEPYNEPALPEEYSVPLFPFASQGANPWSKLSGAKFSRDFILISEFSEQVGPQPLLTIPNDTKVFGTFDLNYFSLRIMSVDYQASFVGHPPGSAYPKLNFVEDSKVVLGDSKEGAFAYVHHLTLYDLEARGFVRPFCMAYISADQHKIMQQFQELSAEFSKASECLKTGNRKAFAGELEKKLKDLDYTRTVLHTETEIQKKANDKGFYSSQAIEKANELASVEKSIIEHQDLLKQIRSYPHRKVKGSDLSSGEIEHTQDQANQAPVTSNPDETDDTDLYTCRPAYIPKLIKAKSTKCFDKKLKTLEELCDTEYFTQTLAQLSHIEHMFRGDLCYLLTSQIDRALLKQQHITNFLFEDFVEVDDKMVEKQECVSSQPRQDKLLSRPLEECPIPKVLISVGSYKSSVESVLIKMEQELGDEEYKEVEVTESSSFDPQENLDYLDMDMKGSISSGESIEVLGTEKSTSVLSKSDSQGSLTVPLSPLVVRSKAVSHRTISEDSIEVLSTCPSEALIPDDFKASYPSAINEEESYADNEGAIHFQASISPPELGEAGEGNLENTPPQIDSSCCIGKESDGKLVPFPTPAHTLSDEDGVVSIPPQRYRQKDEGFHVDFAVENTNPSSQDNCEAFPAYELDPSYLLASRDVSKTSLDNYSDTTSYVSSVASTSSDRTPSSAHPVGPSSERHKKRAGQNALKFIRQYPFAHPAIYSLLSGRTLVVLGEDETIVRKLVTALSIFVPNYGRYAKPVKHWVSSPLHIMDFQKWKLIGLQRVASPGSAGTLHALSRYSRYTSILDLDNKTLRCPLYRGTLVPRLADHRTQIKRGSTYYLHVQSMLTQLCSKAFLYTFCHHLHLPAHDKETEELVASRQGRKCL; encoded by the exons ATGATCAGCGCCCCTGACGTGGTGGCCTTCACCAAAGAAGACGAATACGAGGAAGAGCCTTATAATGAGCCAGCCCTGCCGGAGGAGTATTCAGTGCCGCTTTTCCCCTTTGCCAGCCAGGGAGCCAACCCATGGTCAAAACTGTCTGGGGCCAAGTTCTCCAGGGATTTCATCCttatttctgagttctctgaGCAGGTGGGACCCCAACCTTTGTTGACCATCCCTAATGACACCAAAGTTTTTGGTACCTTTGATCTCAATTACTTCTCTTTGCGGATCATGTCTGTGGATTACCAGGCTTCCTTTGTGGGCCATCCTCCGGGTTCTGCCTACCCCAAGCTGAACTTTGTGGAGGACTCCAAGGTGGTGCTGGGAGACTCCAAGGAAGGAGCCTTTGCATATGTGCACCACCTCACTCTGTATGACCTGGAGGCCCGTGGCTTTGTGAGGCCTTTTTGCATGGCTTATATCTCAGCAGACCAGCATAAAATCATGCAGCAATTCCAGGAGCTTTCAGCTGAATTTTCCAAAGCATCTGAATGCTTGAAGACAGGCAATAGGAAGGCATTTGCTGGAGAActtgaaaaaaaactgaaagacttGGATTACACTAGGACAGTGCTGCACACAGAAACAGAGATCCAGAAGAAAGCCAATGACAAAGGCTTTTATTCATCTCAGGCCATTGAGAAAGCCAATGAACTGGCCAGCGTGGAGAAGTCCATCATTGAACATCAAGACCTGCTGAAGCAGATCCGCTCATACCCTCATCGGAAGGTGAAGGGGTCTGACTTGTCTTCTGGTGAGATAGAGCACACCCAGGATCAGGCCAACCAGGCACCTGTAACCTCTAACCCTGATGAGACTGATGACACAGACCTTTACACCTGCCGACCAGCTTACATCCCAAAACTCATTAAAGCAAAGTCCACCAAGTGTTTTGACAAGAAGTTGAAGACCTTGGAGGAACTCTGTGACACTGAGTATTTCACCCAGACTTTGGCCCAGCTCAGCCACATCGAGCACATGTTCAGAGGAGACCTGTGCTACCTTTTGACCAGTCAGATTGATAGAGCACTTCTAAAACAACAGCACATAACAAACTTCCTCTTTGAAGACTTTGTAGAGGTTGATGACAAGATGGTGGAGAAACAAGAGTGTGTATCCTCTCAGCCCAGACAAGACAAGCTGCTTTCCAGACCTCTGGAAGAATGCCCAATTCCTAAAGTGTTAATTAGTGTTGGCTCTTACAAGTCCAGTGTGGAGTCTGTGTTGATCAAGATGGAGCAGGAACTTGGAGATGAGGAATACAAGGAAGTAGAGGTGACAGAGTCAAGCAGTTTTGACCCCCAGGAAAACCTAGACTACCTGGATATGGATATGAAAGGGAGTATCAGCAGTGGTGAAAGCATTGAGGTTCTGGGCACGGAGAAGTCCACCTCTGTGCTGTCTAAGTCTGACAGCCAGGGCAGCCTCACAGTACCATTGAGCCCCCTGGTGGTCCGAAGCAAAGCAGTTAGCCACAGGACCATCAGTGAGGACAGTATTGAAGTACTGAGCACCTGTCCTTCTGAAGCCCTCATCCCTGATGACTTTAAGGCCAGCTACCCAAGTGCCATTAATGAAGAAGAATCCTATGCAGATAATGAGGGGGCCATCCATTTCCAGGCAAGCATCAGTCCACCAGAGTTGGGTGAGGCTGGAGAGGGCAACTTGGAAAATACCCCACCCCAAATAGACTCCTCTTGCTGTATTGGGAAAGAGAGTGATGGTAAGCTGGTGCCATTCCCCACTCCGGCCCACACTCTCTCTGATGAGGATGGTGTGGTGAGTATCCCCCCACAGCGCTATAGGCAAAAGGATGAAGGGTTCCATGTGGACTTTGCAGTGGAAAACACCAACCCTTCTTCTCAAGACAACTGCGAAGCATTCCCAGCTTATGAGCTGGACCCAAGCTATCTGCTGGCTAGCCGGGATGTCAGTAAGACCAGCTTGGACAACTATTCGGATACCACCAGCTATGTAAGCAGTGTGGCCTCTACCAGCTCTGACAGGACTCCCTCCTCTGCTCATCCTGTTGGCCCATCTTCTGAGAGGCATAAAAAGCGGGCTGGCCAGAACGCCTTAAAATTCATCCGCCAGTACCCCTTTGCCCACCCAGCTATCTACTCCCTACTCAGTGGGAGGACGCTAGTGGTCCTGGGGGAAGACGAGACTATAGTCAGGAAGCTTGTGACGGCACTGTCTATCTTTGTTCCCAACTATGGCCGCTATGCCAAACCTGTCAAGCACTGGGTCTCCTCCCCTTTGCACATTATGGATTTTCAGAAGTGGAAGCTTATTGGCCTGCAGAG AGTGGCCTCCCCTGGCAGTGCGGGTACCCTCCATGCCCTGAGCCGCTATAGCCGCTACACGAGCATCCTGGACCTGGACAACAAAACCCTGCGCTGCCCCCTGTACAGGGGCACTCTGGTGCCCCGCTTGGCAGATCATCGCACTCAGATCAAGCGGGGCAGCACCTACTACCTGCATGTCCAGAGCATGCTCACCCAGCTGTGCTCCAAGGCCTTTCTCTACACCTTCTGCCACCATTTGCACCTGCCTGCCCATGACAAGGAGACGGAGGAGCTGGTTGCCAGCCGCCAG ggaagaaaatgcctgTGA
- the Smcr8 gene encoding guanine nucleotide exchange protein SMCR8 isoform X3, giving the protein MISAPDVVAFTKEDEYEEEPYNEPALPEEYSVPLFPFASQGANPWSKLSGAKFSRDFILISEFSEQVGPQPLLTIPNDTKVFGTFDLNYFSLRIMSVDYQASFVGHPPGSAYPKLNFVEDSKVVLGDSKEGAFAYVHHLTLYDLEARGFVRPFCMAYISADQHKIMQQFQELSAEFSKASECLKTGNRKAFAGELEKKLKDLDYTRTVLHTETEIQKKANDKGFYSSQAIEKANELASVEKSIIEHQDLLKQIRSYPHRKVKGSDLSSGEIEHTQDQANQAPVTSNPDETDDTDLYTCRPAYIPKLIKAKSTKCFDKKLKTLEELCDTEYFTQTLAQLSHIEHMFRGDLCYLLTSQIDRALLKQQHITNFLFEDFVEVDDKMVEKQECVSSQPRQDKLLSRPLEECPIPKVLISVGSYKSSVESVLIKMEQELGDEEYKEVEVTESSSFDPQENLDYLDMDMKGSISSGESIEVLGTEKSTSVLSKSDSQGSLTVPLSPLVVRSKAVSHRTISEDSIEVLSTCPSEALIPDDFKASYPSAINEEESYADNEGAIHFQASISPPELGEAGEGNLENTPPQIDSSCCIGKESDGKLVPFPTPAHTLSDEDGVVSIPPQRYRQKDEGFHVDFAVENTNPSSQDNCEAFPAYELDPSYLLASRDVSKTSLDNYSDTTSYVSSVASTSSDRTPSSAHPVGPSSERHKKRAGQNALKFIRQYPFAHPAIYSLLSGRTLVVLGEDETIVRKLVTALSIFVPNYGRYAKPVKHWVSSPLHIMDFQKWKLIGLQRVASPGSAGTLHALSRYSRYTSILDLDNKTLRCPLYRGTLVPRLADHRTQIKRGSTYYLHVQSMLTQLCSKAFLYTFCHHLHLPAHDKETEELVASRQMLGKQH; this is encoded by the exons ATGATCAGCGCCCCTGACGTGGTGGCCTTCACCAAAGAAGACGAATACGAGGAAGAGCCTTATAATGAGCCAGCCCTGCCGGAGGAGTATTCAGTGCCGCTTTTCCCCTTTGCCAGCCAGGGAGCCAACCCATGGTCAAAACTGTCTGGGGCCAAGTTCTCCAGGGATTTCATCCttatttctgagttctctgaGCAGGTGGGACCCCAACCTTTGTTGACCATCCCTAATGACACCAAAGTTTTTGGTACCTTTGATCTCAATTACTTCTCTTTGCGGATCATGTCTGTGGATTACCAGGCTTCCTTTGTGGGCCATCCTCCGGGTTCTGCCTACCCCAAGCTGAACTTTGTGGAGGACTCCAAGGTGGTGCTGGGAGACTCCAAGGAAGGAGCCTTTGCATATGTGCACCACCTCACTCTGTATGACCTGGAGGCCCGTGGCTTTGTGAGGCCTTTTTGCATGGCTTATATCTCAGCAGACCAGCATAAAATCATGCAGCAATTCCAGGAGCTTTCAGCTGAATTTTCCAAAGCATCTGAATGCTTGAAGACAGGCAATAGGAAGGCATTTGCTGGAGAActtgaaaaaaaactgaaagacttGGATTACACTAGGACAGTGCTGCACACAGAAACAGAGATCCAGAAGAAAGCCAATGACAAAGGCTTTTATTCATCTCAGGCCATTGAGAAAGCCAATGAACTGGCCAGCGTGGAGAAGTCCATCATTGAACATCAAGACCTGCTGAAGCAGATCCGCTCATACCCTCATCGGAAGGTGAAGGGGTCTGACTTGTCTTCTGGTGAGATAGAGCACACCCAGGATCAGGCCAACCAGGCACCTGTAACCTCTAACCCTGATGAGACTGATGACACAGACCTTTACACCTGCCGACCAGCTTACATCCCAAAACTCATTAAAGCAAAGTCCACCAAGTGTTTTGACAAGAAGTTGAAGACCTTGGAGGAACTCTGTGACACTGAGTATTTCACCCAGACTTTGGCCCAGCTCAGCCACATCGAGCACATGTTCAGAGGAGACCTGTGCTACCTTTTGACCAGTCAGATTGATAGAGCACTTCTAAAACAACAGCACATAACAAACTTCCTCTTTGAAGACTTTGTAGAGGTTGATGACAAGATGGTGGAGAAACAAGAGTGTGTATCCTCTCAGCCCAGACAAGACAAGCTGCTTTCCAGACCTCTGGAAGAATGCCCAATTCCTAAAGTGTTAATTAGTGTTGGCTCTTACAAGTCCAGTGTGGAGTCTGTGTTGATCAAGATGGAGCAGGAACTTGGAGATGAGGAATACAAGGAAGTAGAGGTGACAGAGTCAAGCAGTTTTGACCCCCAGGAAAACCTAGACTACCTGGATATGGATATGAAAGGGAGTATCAGCAGTGGTGAAAGCATTGAGGTTCTGGGCACGGAGAAGTCCACCTCTGTGCTGTCTAAGTCTGACAGCCAGGGCAGCCTCACAGTACCATTGAGCCCCCTGGTGGTCCGAAGCAAAGCAGTTAGCCACAGGACCATCAGTGAGGACAGTATTGAAGTACTGAGCACCTGTCCTTCTGAAGCCCTCATCCCTGATGACTTTAAGGCCAGCTACCCAAGTGCCATTAATGAAGAAGAATCCTATGCAGATAATGAGGGGGCCATCCATTTCCAGGCAAGCATCAGTCCACCAGAGTTGGGTGAGGCTGGAGAGGGCAACTTGGAAAATACCCCACCCCAAATAGACTCCTCTTGCTGTATTGGGAAAGAGAGTGATGGTAAGCTGGTGCCATTCCCCACTCCGGCCCACACTCTCTCTGATGAGGATGGTGTGGTGAGTATCCCCCCACAGCGCTATAGGCAAAAGGATGAAGGGTTCCATGTGGACTTTGCAGTGGAAAACACCAACCCTTCTTCTCAAGACAACTGCGAAGCATTCCCAGCTTATGAGCTGGACCCAAGCTATCTGCTGGCTAGCCGGGATGTCAGTAAGACCAGCTTGGACAACTATTCGGATACCACCAGCTATGTAAGCAGTGTGGCCTCTACCAGCTCTGACAGGACTCCCTCCTCTGCTCATCCTGTTGGCCCATCTTCTGAGAGGCATAAAAAGCGGGCTGGCCAGAACGCCTTAAAATTCATCCGCCAGTACCCCTTTGCCCACCCAGCTATCTACTCCCTACTCAGTGGGAGGACGCTAGTGGTCCTGGGGGAAGACGAGACTATAGTCAGGAAGCTTGTGACGGCACTGTCTATCTTTGTTCCCAACTATGGCCGCTATGCCAAACCTGTCAAGCACTGGGTCTCCTCCCCTTTGCACATTATGGATTTTCAGAAGTGGAAGCTTATTGGCCTGCAGAG AGTGGCCTCCCCTGGCAGTGCGGGTACCCTCCATGCCCTGAGCCGCTATAGCCGCTACACGAGCATCCTGGACCTGGACAACAAAACCCTGCGCTGCCCCCTGTACAGGGGCACTCTGGTGCCCCGCTTGGCAGATCATCGCACTCAGATCAAGCGGGGCAGCACCTACTACCTGCATGTCCAGAGCATGCTCACCCAGCTGTGCTCCAAGGCCTTTCTCTACACCTTCTGCCACCATTTGCACCTGCCTGCCCATGACAAGGAGACGGAGGAGCTGGTTGCCAGCCGCCAG